One window of the Gambusia affinis linkage group LG01, SWU_Gaff_1.0, whole genome shotgun sequence genome contains the following:
- the tmem51a gene encoding transmembrane protein 51a encodes MRSTVDGPPGVIVTTVSSSNNNNNNNNNSNANQMSNRESNGNSGSQYALCALGVGLIALGVVMIVWSVVPANTGFNNSSSSSGGNDGIDGKRNKASSVAFVLAGSGVAMLLLSLCLGMRNKQREQLRRQELQNQRDAAREQEERETAEERAQRYAVPSYEEAVGSGQYPVRQSNLRPSISQLPSYDDLVQVDGIQYENEVADINSTIPQPAPACSSPTATISTSTHRPGKNTRNFLPIKIRRIKSEKLPMKNTGISQPAAGISIEPLTPPPQYEDKVPPL; translated from the exons atgcgATCCACTGTGGACGGCCCCCCTGGAGTAATAGTGACGACcgtcagcagcagcaacaacaacaacaacaacaacaacaacagcaacgcTAACCAGATGAGCAACAGAGAAAGCAATGGAAATTCAGGCTCACAGTATGCTCTGTGTGCTTTGGGAGTCGGCCTCATCGCCCTCGGAGTAGTGATGATTGTGTGGAGCGTGGTGCCCGCAAACACAGGTTTtaataacagcagcagcagttcaggGGGGAATGATGGAATCGATGGCAAAAGAAATAAAGCGTCCTCTGTGGCCTTCGTGCTGGCTGGCTCCGGGGTGGCtatgctgctgctgtctctGTGTCTGGGAATGAGGAACAAACAGCGGGAGCAGCTGAGACGCCAGGAGCTCCAAAACCAGAGAGACGCGGCgagggagcaggaggagagagaaac GGCTGAGGAGCGGGCCCAGCGCTACGCAGTACCGAGCTACGAGGAGGCGGTAGGCAGCGGGCAGTACCCTGTCCGTCAGAGCAACCTTCGTCCAAGCATCTCCCAGCTGCCGTCCTACGACGACCTGGTCCAGGTCGACGGCATCCAGTATGAAAACGAGGTTGCCGACATCAACTCCACCATTCCACAACCTGCCCCGGCTTGTAGCTCTCCCACCGCTACTATTTCCACATCAACCCATAGACCTGGGAAAAACACCCGCAATTTCCTTCCCATCAAAATCCGAAGGATTAAGTCGGAAAAGCTTCCCATGAAAAACACGGGAATCTCTCAGCCGGCAGCGGGAATCAGTATTGAACCTCTTACCCCTCCGCCACAATATGAAGATAAGGTGCCTCCACTTTAA